The Populus nigra chromosome 14, ddPopNigr1.1, whole genome shotgun sequence genome has a segment encoding these proteins:
- the LOC133672555 gene encoding red chlorophyll catabolite reductase-like, translating to MFKFEIRKIVESDSFSVAVVDGRIIFVFDELTNPVVDGRIIFYVDLIPTMTLPLCPHVYLNSFSALPLKKISIRKIRNSILALSTTPFEMEEPMRGQRLMEFPHLLAPHKDLMVGLISAVDKRLHGHLLPSSASVPPDAEYYQNQCGASQGSLCINRGVDSSPIDFILSSWLHLSLPNEGAMNITNIQGYLKSSTDAPHFQFELVQCSPTYFIFFLDLIPRKDLVLHPDYLQTFYEDSRLEALRKQLDTQVLEAKPYFSSSLYFRNVVSPTGILVSITCEDGGTTERVEEIIRDNIDPIANEVLELWMDSCVCKGGTTTIEENERDQLEKRDRMIKSRAVEMDLSSSMPIQFGQDVADRILGVIRGVFRI from the exons ATGTTCAAGTTTGAAATTCGCAAAATAGTTGAAAGTGACTCATTTTCTGTGGCTGTTGTTGATGGAAGAATAATATTTGTCTTCGACGAGCTGACAAATCCTGTTGTCGATggaagaataatattttatgtggATCTTATTCCAACAATGACCCTCCCGCTTTGCCCACATGTTTATCTAAATTCATTCTCAGCTCTACCATTGAAGAAAATATCCATCAGAAAGATCAGAAACTCAATACTTGCCTTATCGACCACACCATTTGAGATGGAAGAGCCGATGAGAGGGCAGAGGTTAATGGAGTTTCCTCATCTCTTGGCTCCTCACAAAGATTTAATGGTGGGTCTAATCTCAGCCGTGGATAAACGCCTTCATGGTCATCTCCTTCCTTCTTCAGCCTCAGTCCCTCCTGATGCTGAATACTATCAGAACCAGTGCGGTGCTTCTCAAGGTTCTCTTTGCATCAACCGTGGAGTCGATTCCTCTCCt ATTGATTTCATATTGTCGAGTTGGCTACACTTGTCCTTACCAAACGAAGGAGCAATGAACATCACTAATATCCAAGGCTATCTCAAATCCTCAACAGATGCACCACATTTTCAGTTCGAGTTGGTCCAATGCAGCCCAACATACTTCATcttctttcttgatttaattcCAAGGAAAGACCTCGTCCTCCACCCAGATTACCTCCAAACTTTTTATGAAGATTCTCGACTTGAAGCACTTAGGAAACAACTTGACACACAAGTCCTTGAAGCCAAACCCTACTTCTCATCTTCCCTTTACTTTCGAAATGTTGTTTCTCCCACAGGGATTTTGGTTAGCATAACATGTGAGGACGGTGGAACGACGGAGCGTGTTGAAGAAATTATTCGCGACAATATTGATCCCATAGCTAATGAGGTTCTTGAACTATGGATGGATAGTTGTGTTTGTAAGGGAGGAACGACTACTATTGAGGAAAATGAGAGGGATCAACTGGAGAAAAGGGATCGAATGATAAAGAGTAGAGCAGTTGAGATGGATTTGAGCTCAAGCATGCCTATTCAATTTGGACAAGATGTGGCAGACAGAATCTTGGGAGTTATAAGAGGTGTTTTTAGGATATGA
- the LOC133672620 gene encoding red chlorophyll catabolite reductase, chloroplastic-like, giving the protein MAVSFSPILHLPHSLPSPPPLKSSRTKISATASLSSSFSSSSSASQMDLHNQGRQKFIEFPFVSAPHRDLMVNLLSTVEDRLGSHLLPCTLPLDVQHCQNESGSAQASLHIRSGLQSSQVDFILGSWLHCKLPTGGALNITSLSAYLNPSTDAPNFMIELIQSSPTSLVFILDLPPRKDPVLSPDYLQTFYENTQLDTHRQMLAKLPEVQPYVSSSLYLRSVLSPTVVMIQIGAEAGGPERMEEIVKNHIHPTAQEVLGIWLDHCASGERLVGEEEKAYMMKRDELIKKKTIEIDLGTNFPRLFGPEVTDRVLGAIQKVYNI; this is encoded by the exons ATGGCTGTCAGCTTCTCTCCAATTTTACACTTACCACACTCGTTACCATCTCCTCCTCCCCTCAAATCCTCAAGAACAAAAATCTCAGCCACTGCATcactctcctcctccttctcctcaTCTTCATCCGCGTCCCAAATGGATCTCCACAACCAGGGACGTCAGAAATTCATAGAATTCCCATTTGTCTCTGCCCCACACAGGGATCTCATGGTTAATCTCTTATCAACGGTGGAGGATCGACTTGGCTCACACCTCCTCCCTTGTACACTTCCCCTTGACGTACAACACTGCCAGAACGAAAGTGGGAGCGCCCAAGCTTCACTTCATATCAGATCAGGTCTTCAGTCTTCCCAG GTGGATTTCATATTGGGAAGTTGGCTGCACTGTAAACTACCAACCGGCGGAGCATTGAACATAACTAGCCTATCTGCCTATCTGAACCCTTCAACAGATGCACCAAATTTCATGATTGAGCTAATCCAGAGCAGTCCAACATCACTGGTCTTCATTCTTGACTTGCCTCCACGGAAGGACCCCGTCCTTTCTCCAGACTATCTTCAAACTTTCTATGAGAACACCCAGTTAGACACTCATAGGCAGATGCTTGCGAAACTCCCTGAGGTTCAACCCTACGTCTCTTCATCCCTTTATCTCCGTTCTGTCCTCTCGCCTACAGTCGTTATGATTCAAATAGGAGCTGAAGCGGGTGGACCAGAACGAATGGAGGAGATAGTAAAAAATCACATACATCCTACTGCCCAGGAAGTTTTAGGGATTTGGTTGGATCATTGCGCTAGTGGAGAAAGATTGGTgggagaggaagagaaggcTTATATGATGAAGCGAGATGagctaataaagaaaaaaactattgagaTTGATCTAGGCACAAACTTTCCAAGATTGTTTGGTCCAGAAGTCACCGATAGAGTATTAGGAGCCATACAAAAGGTTTATAACATCTGA
- the LOC133673441 gene encoding red chlorophyll catabolite reductase-like: MTLPLCPHPHVYLNSFSALPSKKISTRKIRNSIRALSTTPSEMEQPMRGQRLMEFPHLLAPHKDLMVGLISAVDKRLHGHLLPSSASVPPDAEYYQNQSGASQGSLCINRGVDSSHIDFILTSWLHLSLPNGGAMNITNIQGYLKSSTDAPHFQFELVQCSPTYFIFFLDLIPRKDLVLHPDYLKTFYEDSQLEAFRKQLDTQVLEAKPYFSSSLYFRNVVSPTGILVSITCEDGGTTERVEEIIRDNIDPIANEVLELWMDSCVCKGGTATIEENERDQLEKRDRMIKSRAVEMDLSSSMPIQFGQDVADRILGVIRGVFRI; the protein is encoded by the exons ATGACCCTCCCGCTTTGCCCACATCCACATGTTTATCTAAATTCATTTTCAGCTTTACCATCGAAGAAAATATCCACCAGAAAGATCAGAAATTCAATACGTGCCTTATCGACCACACCATCTGAGATGGAACAGCCGATGAGAGGGCAGAGGTTAATGGAGTTTCCTCATCTCTTGGCTCCTCACAAAGATTTAATGGTGGGTCTAATCTCAGCCGTGGATAAACGCCTTCATGGTCATCTCCTTCCTTCTTCAGCCTCAGTCCCTCCTGATGCTGAATACTATCAGAACCAGAGTGGTGCTTCTCAAGGTTCTCTTTGCATCAACCGTGGAGTCGATTCCTCTCAt ATTGATTTCATATTGACGAGTTGGCTACACTTGTCCTTACCAAACGGAGGAGCAATGAATATCACTAACATTCAAGGCTATCTCAAATCCTCAACAGATGCACCACATTTTCAATTCGAGTTGGTCCAATGCAGCCCAACATACTTCATcttctttcttgatttaattcCAAGGAAAGACCTTGTTCTCCACCCAGATTACCTGAAAACGTTTTATGAAGATTCTCAACTTGAAGCATTTAGGAAACAACTTGACACACAAGTCCTTGAAGCCAAACCCTATTTCTCATCTTCCCTCTACTTTCGAAATGTTGTTTCTCCCACAGGGATTTTGGTTAGCATAACATGTGAGGACGGTGGAACGACGGAGCGTGTTGAAGAAATTATTCGCGACAATATTGATCCCATAGCTAATGAGGTTCTTGAACTATGGATGGATAGTTGTGTTTGTAAAGGAGGAACGGCTACTATTGAGGAAAATGAGAGGGATCAACTAGAGAAAAGAGATCGAATGATAAAGAGTAGAGCAGTTGAGATGGATTTGAGCTCAAGCATGCCTATTCAATTTGGACAAGATGTGGCAGACAGAATCTTGGGAGTTATAAGAGGTGTTTTTAGGATATGA